The Nodosilinea sp. PGN35 DNA segment ACAGCCCAAAGAAGGGACGACGGCCCGCAGGTCGCCGCGCCGGACGCTGACGCGGCTGACGACGGAAGGCGGGGCGACGGCGCTGGGTCGGTTGGTTCATAGCAGACAGACCATAGACCGGTAAAATCCTAGGCTCTAGTTTGCCAGGAAGCGGAGCATTGTGCAGTAACCTGGTCATAATGCCCTGTCATTTCGTCAATGAGCGTTCCCGTTGCTGCGCTAGTTCAAGGGTTGTTGGGTGCCTCTAGTTTGCTGGTGGGGGCGATTTTAGGAATTGCCTGGCGACCCGCGCGATCGCTTACAGCAGCGATCATGGCCTTTGGCAGCGGCACTCTGCTCTCGGCGATCGCCTACGACATCACCCTGCCCGCCTACCAGAGCAGCGGTTTCTTGCCCCTGGTGGCGGGCTTTGCCCTGGGGGGCACCCTGTTTACCGTCATCGTCAGCTACATCGACAACCAGGGGGGCTTTATTCGCCACCCCTCGTCGTCGCGGCGGTTTCTCTACCACCACCGCCAGGACGAAGCCTCAGAAGTGCTCGACCGCATTGGCCATATCGAGGTACTCCACAGCCTGTCACCCGCCGAAATGCAGGCGATCATTCCCCTGCTGAAGCCGCTTCAGGTTGAGGCCGGCACCGTGCTCTGTCGGGAGGGTGCCCCCGGCGACTCTATGTTTTTGATTGTGGAGGGCGATGCGGAGATCTACAAGGGACCCCAGTGGCTGGCCGCCCTGGGGTCGGGGGAGATCTTTGGCGAAATGGCCCTGCTGACCGGCGAGGAGCGATCGGCGACGGTGGTGGCCAAAACCCCTATGGAGCTCTACGAACTCGACAAAGTCGATTTCGACGCCATGCTCACCTACGCTCCCCAGCTCTCCAGCGGGCTGAGCCGCATTCTGGCCCGGCGGCTGCGCGAAACCACCCAGTCTACGGCCAAGCCCGCCCCGGTGGACGACGACCACTGGCGGCGGCGGGTGCTCGACAGCGTGGAGGTCGATATTCCTATCTCAGAGCAGCAATTTAAAGAGCTGGCCCAGAGCTCGGCTCCCCTGGCCATTCTGGTGGGCACCATGATCGACAACATTCCCGAGGCGCTGGTGATTGGCTTTCACGTGGGCACAGGCCACATGGGGGCATCGTTTCTGATGGCGGTGTTTATCTCCAACATTCCCGAGGCCATGTCAAGCTCCATCGGCATGCGCCAAGCGGGCACCTCAGCCGGGCGCATTCTGGCCCTGTGGGGTGGGGCGGTGCTGCTCAGCGGCCTGGTGGCCATGGTCGGCAGCCAGCTGGTGCCGGTGGTTTCGGTGTGGATGCTGGATATGGCCAAGGCCACCGCCGGGGGGGCCATTCTCGCCATGATCGCCAGCACCATGATGCCCGAGGCCTACGAAATGGGCGGCGGCTCGGTGACGTTTTCGACCATTGCCGGATTTTTGGTCAGCTTTTGGCTGGCCTCGTCGGCGTTTTGAGGCGCAGTACTATGGTTTAGTCGCTGCCCGTAGCCACCCCCCTTAGGCCTCCGGCGGTAGCTCTGGCGGAGGCACAGCTTCGGCGTCGATCAGGTTAGCTTTGGATTTTTTCAGGTCTTTCCACAGGCGCTTGATTTCGTTGTAGGCGTCGTCAGCCGACATTTTGCCGCCGGTTTCGAGGTTGCAGACAAAGGAGACCCGCTGGGCAAACTCTTGCAGGTTGGCGTTAAAGGCCAGCTGCTGCGGCGTAAATTCGCCCCAATACTTGCTGCGCGGAAAGAGAAAGTTTTCTTTTGGAGACGGTTGGTTGTCTGTCATAGCACCAGCGAGTGGAAGGCATAGCTCTTACCTTACCTTAGAGAAGTTTTCGTCAGTTCGCGGCCAGAAAGGTCAAAAATGTGGTCTATCGCTGGATAGAGATTGCTACGGACTTCAGCGACAGCTTCCGGCGGCGGGGGGAGTAGGCAGCTGGAGCTGAAACGTGAGCGCGGCGCTGACTGGGCGACCTAAAGCAGCCACTGCTGGATTTGAGCGACGGCAGCCTCAACGGTATCGGCCATCGCCAGGGGGCCAGTCGCTAAACTCTGCCACAGGGCGATCGCGCTGGGGATCATCTCCATTAAGATAACCGGTCGCTGAGCCTTGAGGGCCAGGGCAATTTCGGCGGCGGTGCCGGGGCCAAGGCCGCAGGCTACCACCACCTGGCTGGAGAGCACATTGACGGCGTTGCGGGCATCGCCCAGACCCGTCACAATGGCGATGTCTACGGCAGCCGACATTCCGGCTCGGTCAGCGGCGGGCAGAATGCCCAGGGTAAGGCCGCCCGCCGCCTGGGCTCCGCGACAGGCGGCATCCATGACGCCCACCTGTCGCCCGCCTGTGAGTACCACCCATCCGATAGAGGCCAAGGCATACCCCAGGGCGTAGGCTGTCTCTAGCTGAGCCGGGGTCGCTGCATCCCCTGGGCCCATGACGCCAATTACGGTGCGGGCCATAGGGCGGCCCCCGCAGCGGGCTCTGGAGATAGGAAGGGTATGGCCATGGTCGTAGGTGTAGCCGCTGGAAGGGAATAGCTCGTCTCGGCGGGCGATCGCAAAAAAACTTGACGATCGATTCCCACCAGCCAGGGGAGCTGTCGTTTAGATTAAGTTAACGAATAGAGAAAATATGGGTACTGTACCTCTAGCATAACTCCGCACCATTGCTCGACCCTAGCCTCTGCCCCTGCGCCCCTGCCCCTGCCCCTGAGTTTTACCCCTGCTGCCGTGCGATTGACAGTACCTCGTTTGAATAGTCTGCTCGCCTCCCTTGGGCCGTGGTGCTGGGGTGCGATCGCAGCCAGCGGGCTGCTGCTGGCCAGCCCAGCGGCGACAGCGGCAGAATCGGTCACGGTGCGGCTGGGGCGACTGTCGCAGACGGTGAGCCTAGACGACCTCCAGACCTTTGCCACCACCGGCGAGGCACCGCGCTCGCTGCGCCTCTACCGACCGCTGCTCAACGCCACCTTCCAGGACATGCTTCAGGGTGAAATTACCCTCGAGCCCGAGGTGAGCCAGGTTATTTTAGACGAAATTTTGCAGACGCCCGGCGGGGCTCAGCTGCTCGATACCCTGCGGGCGATCGCCCCCAATCTGGCCGCCGCCGACCTGCGCGTCACCCTGGAGCAGGTGTCGAAGGCAGAGTCGGGGCTAACCCTGCTGGGCATTTTGCGGGCCATGCCCCAAAATACCCTGGAGATCGACGTGGGCACCCTGCTCACCCTGGCCTCTCAGTTTCGCCTGGCGCAGATGGAGAGCAAAGCCCTCAGCCGGGTGCTGCGCCAGGACACGGCGGCGGCGGCGGAACCGATGCCGCTGCTGGGAACCGACCCCTTCGCCACTGGCTCCTCGCAGGTACAGCGGTGGGAGCTGGTGCTGCGGGATCACAGCCGCGATCGCAGCATTCCCGTCGATATCTACTGGAGCAAAGACAGCCACGGCCCCCTGGTGGTGATCTCCCACGGGTTTGGTGCCGACCGCCGCTTTTTTGCTTACCTGGCTGAGCACCTGGCCTCCCACGGCCTGACGGTGGTGGCGGTAGAGCACCCCGGCAGCAACGTCGCCGCCCTGCTGTCGCTGCCCCCCGACGACCTGCCCCCCGACGATCTGCCCGCCGCCGCCCCCAGCCGCATTTTGCCCGCCACCGAATTTCTCGACCGGCCCCTCGACATCAGCTACGTGCTCAACCGCATGGAGAAACTCAATACCTACTCCTACAGCCTGCGCGATCGCATCAACACCGACCAGGTAACCTTCATCGGCCATTCCCTGGGGGGCTATACGGGGCTGGCTTTAGCCGGAGCCGCCCTCGATCTGCGCTCCCTCGAAGCCTACTGTCAAACCCTCACCCCGGTAAGCGTCTCCCCCGCCGACTGGCTTCAGTGCGCCGCCCAGGATTTGCCCGTCAAGTACGCCAACCTGCGCGATGACCGCATTACCCAGCTGATTGTGGCCAACCCGCTGACCGGCGTGCTGTTTGGCGAGGCGGGGCTAAGTCGGGTGCGGGTGCCCACCCTGGTGATAGCTGGCACCCATGACACCGTTACCCCGATGGCCAGCCAGCAGCTGCGACCTTTTATGCAGCTGGGGGGCAGTAAGCACCTAGTTACGGTAGTGGGCGGCTCGCACCTCAGCGTTGGCGACCCCAACAACCTCAACGCCGACCTGGGGCGCATTCCTTTTATGCCAGCGCTGCCTGATGTCACCACGGCCCCCCTGCGCATTTTTCTCCAGGGGGTGAGCCTCAGCTTTGCCATGCAGCAGACCGACGCAGCGGAGAGCTACGCCCCGGCCCTCAGCCCCGCCGTCGCCCCGGCCTTTTCGACCACCAGCCTGTCGCTGCGGCTCAGCCAAACTGTCCCCGAGGGGCTGGCCGCCTGGCCGCGGCTGCGCCAGAGCGGGCTGCACCGGCAGGAGGGGCTGATCAGCTACCTGCCCTCACTGCTGCACCTGGAGGCCCTAGCCATTCAAGACCAGTTCCAGGCCCTCCAGCGCCAGATGGTTGCCTACCTGCGCCACAGCCCCCCCTCGCTGACGGCGGTGTACTGGCCCTTTTTACTGCCCTCGTCCCCGATGCAGGCCCAGCGACCCGGCAACCAATCGACCAGTCCCCAGTAGGCTGTTCCTCGAGACCGCAGGGATTTCGGCAGAGGATCTGCTGGCCAGCCCGGCCCCGGCTAATCCTGGGATCCCATCGTGTAGCCGTCGGGCATAATGGTGCCCTGCACGTCGGTGCGCCGCAGGTTGGTGTAGTCGAGCTTAGCGTTGATCATGACCGCATCGGTGAGGTCGGCCCCGCTCAGGTTTGACCAGCTCAGGCGGGTGCGATACAGCGTCGCCCCCCGCAGGTTGGCCCCCCGCAGCGAGCTCCAGCTCAGATTGGCCCCCCGCAGGTTGGCGTGGGAGAGATTGACATTCACCAGGTTGGTGCTGGTCAGCTTAGCTCGGCTCAGGTCGGCCTCTTGAAAATCGGCCCCTTCCAGGGTTGCTCCGGTGAGCACCGCTGCCACCAGCACGGCCCCCCGCAGCACGGCCCGGTTCATCAGGGCGCTGGTCATGTTGGCGTGCTCCAGGTTGGCCCCTTCCAGGTCAGCCGCCAGCATTCTGCCCCGACTGAGACTGGCCTCGCTCAGTGTCGCCCGGTGCAGGGTGGCGTGGTCAAGCACAGCCTCGTTGAGGTTGGTTTCGCGCAAAATGGCCTGGCTGAGGGTAGCCCGCACCAGGTTGGCGCTCCGCATGCCCGCCTCGCTCAGATCGCACTCCACCAGGCTGGCGTCGGCCAGGTCGGCTCCGATCAGGTTGGCCAAAATCAGCGTGGCCTGGTCAAAGTTGACGTCGGTGAGCTTGGCCTCCCGAAAGTTGGCCCCGACCAGCGTAGCCCCAGTAAAGATGGTATTTTGCAAATTCGACTGGCGAAAATTGGCCCCGCTGAGGTTTTGATGGCCCAGGTCGGCACCGATCAGCTGAATACCGCGAAAGTCTCGCTCTCCCGCTGCGTAGCGTTCCAAAAGGGTCGCCGCAGTCATTTCGACGGGTTCACTGGGAAAGTGGGAATCCAGGGATGGAGAATTAGAGGGGGGCGTTTCCAATGAAAGTCCTCAGCGGCAACGATAATCAGGGTTAAGAAGCTCCAGCGGTTCAAGCCGAGTAGGGGCAGCGGGGCAGATCAATGGCATGTCACCTACCCCAGGCTAGAAGTCTTAGGATAACCAGAAGCTTGTCTTGGGTAAACGCCTGCCTTTGCTCTAGCAGCCTTGCCCTCTGCAACCTTAACAGTTCTCAATCTGCCCTGCTCAGAGCCGACGAAAAAATCAGCCAATCTACCCAGGTACAGGGCTGGCAGACCGTTCCGCTGGGAGCGGCAACCCAGGGAAGTTTTGCCTGGGGTATGCTAATTCTGGTTTAAGTTGCCCCAGTCCGTTGCCCTGGTTGCTGATCTTATGCCCCGATCGCTGCTCACTCTCCTGCGTCGCCGTCTGTTTTGGCTCACCCTGCTGCTGACGGTGTGGCTGCTGTGCAGTGGCCATGCCCAGGCGGCAGGCCAGCCCCTGAGCTGGGCCGATCGCCTGGCAGCTTTCCCCCAGTGGGGCAGTAAAGCTGCGCTGCCCGCCGCCCAGGGAGATCTGATCTACCCAGACTGGCTGCGGGGCGATTGGCAGCTCACCAGCACCCTGGTCGATCTGGCGGCCCCCTTGGCCCCTGGGGTAGTGAGCCCAGGGTTTGAGGGCAACCGGGCCCAGGTGGGCCTGCCGGTGACCTGCCCTGTGCGGTTTGTGGCGGTGCCGCCGCGCTGGCAGGGGCTGATTCCCGTGGTGACTGGCTCGCCTCAAACCGTGGCCGATCGCGCCTTTAACGGTCTGAGTCTGGCCCGCGCCTACCTGGGCGATGCCACCGTCAGGGCGGTGAAGGTTGACCCCAAAAATCCTAACCGTCAGGTGACACTGCTGAGCGGCAGCCGCCAGCTAGAGTCCACCGTGACGGCGCGGGCAGTGGAGGCTCCAGAGGCCGCTCGATTTATTACCGTGGAGCGGTTTCAGCAGGTGTTTCGGGGGGGAGCTATTCCCTACTTCAACGAAGTGGAGAC contains these protein-coding regions:
- a CDS encoding cytochrome, producing the protein MARTVIGVMGPGDAATPAQLETAYALGYALASIGWVVLTGGRQVGVMDAACRGAQAAGGLTLGILPAADRAGMSAAVDIAIVTGLGDARNAVNVLSSQVVVACGLGPGTAAEIALALKAQRPVILMEMIPSAIALWQSLATGPLAMADTVEAAVAQIQQWLL
- a CDS encoding cyclic nucleotide-binding domain-containing protein, which encodes MSVPVAALVQGLLGASSLLVGAILGIAWRPARSLTAAIMAFGSGTLLSAIAYDITLPAYQSSGFLPLVAGFALGGTLFTVIVSYIDNQGGFIRHPSSSRRFLYHHRQDEASEVLDRIGHIEVLHSLSPAEMQAIIPLLKPLQVEAGTVLCREGAPGDSMFLIVEGDAEIYKGPQWLAALGSGEIFGEMALLTGEERSATVVAKTPMELYELDKVDFDAMLTYAPQLSSGLSRILARRLRETTQSTAKPAPVDDDHWRRRVLDSVEVDIPISEQQFKELAQSSAPLAILVGTMIDNIPEALVIGFHVGTGHMGASFLMAVFISNIPEAMSSSIGMRQAGTSAGRILALWGGAVLLSGLVAMVGSQLVPVVSVWMLDMAKATAGGAILAMIASTMMPEAYEMGGGSVTFSTIAGFLVSFWLASSAF
- a CDS encoding pentapeptide repeat-containing protein, which gives rise to METPPSNSPSLDSHFPSEPVEMTAATLLERYAAGERDFRGIQLIGADLGHQNLSGANFRQSNLQNTIFTGATLVGANFREAKLTDVNFDQATLILANLIGADLADASLVECDLSEAGMRSANLVRATLSQAILRETNLNEAVLDHATLHRATLSEASLSRGRMLAADLEGANLEHANMTSALMNRAVLRGAVLVAAVLTGATLEGADFQEADLSRAKLTSTNLVNVNLSHANLRGANLSWSSLRGANLRGATLYRTRLSWSNLSGADLTDAVMINAKLDYTNLRRTDVQGTIMPDGYTMGSQD
- a CDS encoding alpha/beta hydrolase, coding for MNSLLASLGPWCWGAIAASGLLLASPAATAAESVTVRLGRLSQTVSLDDLQTFATTGEAPRSLRLYRPLLNATFQDMLQGEITLEPEVSQVILDEILQTPGGAQLLDTLRAIAPNLAAADLRVTLEQVSKAESGLTLLGILRAMPQNTLEIDVGTLLTLASQFRLAQMESKALSRVLRQDTAAAAEPMPLLGTDPFATGSSQVQRWELVLRDHSRDRSIPVDIYWSKDSHGPLVVISHGFGADRRFFAYLAEHLASHGLTVVAVEHPGSNVAALLSLPPDDLPPDDLPAAAPSRILPATEFLDRPLDISYVLNRMEKLNTYSYSLRDRINTDQVTFIGHSLGGYTGLALAGAALDLRSLEAYCQTLTPVSVSPADWLQCAAQDLPVKYANLRDDRITQLIVANPLTGVLFGEAGLSRVRVPTLVIAGTHDTVTPMASQQLRPFMQLGGSKHLVTVVGGSHLSVGDPNNLNADLGRIPFMPALPDVTTAPLRIFLQGVSLSFAMQQTDAAESYAPALSPAVAPAFSTTSLSLRLSQTVPEGLAAWPRLRQSGLHRQEGLISYLPSLLHLEALAIQDQFQALQRQMVAYLRHSPPSLTAVYWPFLLPSSPMQAQRPGNQSTSPQ
- a CDS encoding DUF6816 family protein, which translates into the protein MPRSLLTLLRRRLFWLTLLLTVWLLCSGHAQAAGQPLSWADRLAAFPQWGSKAALPAAQGDLIYPDWLRGDWQLTSTLVDLAAPLAPGVVSPGFEGNRAQVGLPVTCPVRFVAVPPRWQGLIPVVTGSPQTVADRAFNGLSLARAYLGDATVRAVKVDPKNPNRQVTLLSGSRQLESTVTARAVEAPEAARFITVERFQQVFRGGAIPYFNEVETTTAYRQAGDGVAADQVTAVYLSPQDPDFLKALNQPVALYRYRLELVPMEQGS